Proteins co-encoded in one Kocuria flava genomic window:
- a CDS encoding DMT family transporter has protein sequence MLTTAVLWGTTGTAATFAPGAGPLAIGAAALGIGGLLQAAIALPALRRARTGLRSHRPLVAAGAAAVAVYPLAFYSSMHLAGVAIGTVVSLASAPLASGVLERVLERRPLGRWWMLAAALGTTGSTLLCLSGTGRTAGSAGASAAGVGLGLVAGAAYALYSCTVHRLMGHGVGRAASMGAVFGAGGALLLPVLLLTGAPLLASGSSFAVAAYMALVPMFLGYWLFGLGLTRLRPSTATTLTLAEPAVAALLAVAVVGERLPPVGWAGLGVLGTALVVLALAPGGDDTGEDGGGASPGAGAPGRDPRDSPAAGGVPVPRPGA, from the coding sequence GTGCTGACGACCGCAGTCCTGTGGGGCACCACGGGCACGGCGGCGACCTTCGCCCCGGGCGCCGGCCCCCTGGCGATCGGGGCCGCGGCCCTCGGGATCGGCGGGCTGCTGCAGGCGGCGATCGCCCTGCCCGCCCTGCGCCGGGCGCGCACCGGTCTGCGGTCCCACCGGCCCCTCGTCGCGGCGGGGGCCGCGGCGGTGGCCGTCTACCCGCTGGCCTTCTACTCCTCGATGCACCTGGCCGGGGTCGCGATCGGCACGGTGGTCTCCCTGGCCTCGGCCCCGCTCGCCTCCGGCGTGCTCGAGCGGGTGCTCGAGCGGCGGCCGCTGGGCCGGTGGTGGATGCTCGCCGCCGCCCTGGGCACGACCGGGAGCACCCTGCTGTGCCTGTCCGGGACCGGGCGCACCGCGGGCTCCGCCGGGGCGAGCGCCGCGGGGGTGGGGCTGGGGCTGGTCGCCGGAGCCGCCTACGCCCTCTACTCCTGTACGGTCCACCGCCTGATGGGCCACGGGGTGGGCCGTGCGGCGTCGATGGGGGCGGTCTTCGGCGCCGGCGGCGCGCTGCTGCTGCCCGTGCTGCTGCTCACGGGGGCGCCCCTGCTGGCCTCGGGGAGCTCGTTCGCCGTGGCCGCCTACATGGCGCTGGTGCCGATGTTCCTCGGCTACTGGCTCTTCGGCCTCGGGCTGACCCGGCTGCGCCCGAGCACCGCGACGACCCTGACCCTCGCCGAGCCGGCCGTGGCCGCCCTGCTGGCGGTGGCCGTGGTCGGCGAGCGGCTGCCGCCGGTGGGCTGGGCGGGCCTGGGCGTGCTGGGGACCGCCCTCGTGGTGCTGGCCCTGGCTCCCGGCGGGGACGACACCGGGGAGGACGGCGGCGGCGCCTCGCCGGGGGCCGGCGCACCCGGACGGGACCCCCGGGACAGCCCGGCGGCCGGTGGCGTGCCGGTCCCCCGCCCCGGGGCCTGA
- a CDS encoding GNAT family N-acetyltransferase, with protein sequence MRTPAGLSIRPWRDGDDLRLLEVWPDPETPQSQQFRALLRPDDDAPWSRTLVAEDSGVPVAAGTVHESPLHPLRLWAWVEVAPDRRGEGIGTALLARLRAEAASAPSGTTALRTRVAPGSAGERFARAAGLDPVRTSRVVRVGAGALPVRPLDAGPDGSPAQTVEDLATGSVELTRALWEFYRAEHGWDPPADLPVGRVNTLFLSDAAHAFGAVVLRNGAAPGERGRISAFAVSYRPVELDAAPGAAPQGPAEAAANVLLGWAPGDPAAGRALEQLLALLVHDRPVQLQVDGTTSPLAVVVENLLAAGAAAVVEESVVLAEPAAEPVR encoded by the coding sequence ATGCGCACCCCCGCCGGCCTGAGCATCCGTCCCTGGCGGGACGGCGACGACCTGCGGCTGCTCGAGGTCTGGCCCGACCCCGAGACCCCGCAGTCCCAGCAGTTCCGGGCCCTCCTGCGCCCCGACGACGACGCTCCGTGGTCGCGCACGCTGGTGGCCGAGGACTCCGGCGTGCCCGTGGCCGCCGGCACGGTCCACGAGTCGCCCCTGCACCCGCTGCGGCTGTGGGCCTGGGTCGAGGTCGCCCCCGACCGCCGCGGCGAGGGGATCGGCACCGCGCTGCTGGCCCGGCTGCGCGCCGAGGCCGCCTCCGCGCCGTCGGGCACCACGGCCCTGCGCACCCGGGTGGCCCCCGGCTCGGCGGGGGAGCGCTTCGCCCGCGCCGCGGGCCTGGACCCGGTGCGCACCTCGCGCGTGGTGCGGGTCGGGGCCGGCGCGCTGCCGGTGCGCCCGCTCGACGCCGGCCCGGACGGCTCGCCCGCCCAGACGGTCGAGGACCTGGCCACCGGCTCGGTCGAGCTCACCCGGGCCCTGTGGGAGTTCTACCGGGCCGAGCACGGCTGGGACCCGCCGGCCGACCTGCCCGTGGGCCGGGTGAACACCCTCTTCCTCTCCGACGCCGCCCACGCCTTCGGGGCCGTCGTGCTGCGCAACGGCGCGGCCCCGGGGGAGCGGGGCCGGATCTCCGCCTTCGCGGTCAGCTACCGCCCCGTGGAGCTCGACGCCGCCCCGGGGGCCGCGCCCCAGGGGCCGGCCGAGGCCGCGGCCAACGTCCTGCTGGGCTGGGCCCCGGGTGATCCCGCGGCCGGGCGGGCCCTCGAGCAGCTGCTCGCGCTGCTGGTGCACGACCGTCCGGTGCAGCTGCAGGTGGACGGGACCACCTCCCCGCTGGCGGTCGTGGTCGAGAACCTGCTGGCCGCGGGCGCGGCCGCCGTCGTCGAGGAGTCCGTGGTCCTCGCCGAGCCCGCCGCCGAGCCCGTCCGGTAG